One genomic segment of Lampris incognitus isolate fLamInc1 chromosome 2, fLamInc1.hap2, whole genome shotgun sequence includes these proteins:
- the manbal gene encoding protein MANBAL yields the protein MSAELDLSPPEVPEPTFLESLLRYGLFLGAIFQLVCILAVIIPSSKGHEQEETESTDVKAAEQMKKAKGATPQIRQKLKKESKKKR from the exons ATGTCTGCAGAACTGGACCTGTCTCCTCCGGAGGTCCCCGAGCCGACCTTCCTGGAGAGCCTGCTGCGCTACGGCCTCTTCCTGGGGGCCATCTTCCAGCTCGTCTGCATCCTGGCTGTCATCATACCCTCCTCCAAGGGACACGAACAG GAGGAGACGGAGTCCACCGACGTGAAGGCCGCCGAGCAGATGAAGAAAGCTAAAGGAGCCACCCCTCAGATTCGCCAGAAACtgaagaaagagagcaagaagaAGCGATAG